Proteins encoded together in one Quercus lobata isolate SW786 chromosome 3, ValleyOak3.0 Primary Assembly, whole genome shotgun sequence window:
- the LOC115982106 gene encoding uncharacterized protein At2g33490 isoform X1, with product MNSLKKLRGFGLHKNDSKERRDIRPLPKLDELAQASQDMQDMRDCYDSLLSAAAATANSAYEFSESLRELGACLLEKTALNNDDEESGRVLLMLGKIQFELQKLVDSYRSHVFQTVTIPSESLLNELRTVEEMKRQCDEKRDVYDYMMTRQREKGRSKSGKGESFSLQQLQMARDEYDEESTLLVFRLKSLKQGQTRSLLTQAARHHAAQLCFFKKAVKSLEAVEPHVKLVTEQQHIDYQFSGLDDGEEYDEDDDNDDDEEEDEDDDDDEDDEDYDDNDVRDNGELSFDYRQDDQEPDVSTTQNPMEVDITFPQVANLEAVKENMGRFRRNSFSYRGSRPSSQSAPLFAEYKFDSTEKARQMQPSSTRKLHTYVLPTPVDTRSSVSTGSGNPVLHKTQTTVTERTQQLWHSSPLEPNKLEKIIVHEKVSGPTVRNAQSVLKESNNNSASARLPPPLADGLLFSWHDTRAAAEPKKLKRYAFSGPLTSKPWPTKPVSADRRHLYSGPLLQNPMSQPPSTSPRASPSTSPTFLSSPKISELHELPRPPASSTPKSSRPKDFTGHSAPLGSRDQVLSTTNKSVVLNAASPLPTPPQTVARSFSIPSSSPEAMNSNASKPLETPHSSEMTEVITSPPLTPITLSSN from the exons ATGAATTCGCTGAAAAAGTTGCGAGGTTTCGGTCTGCACAAAAACGATTCCAAGGAGCGAAGAGATATTCGGCCTTTGCCAAAATTGGACGAGCTCGCTCAGGCTTCTCAG gATATGCAGGATATGAGAGATTGCTATGACAGCTTACTTTCTGCGGCTGCGGCAACTGCAAACAGTGCTTATG aattctcaGAGTCGTTGCGGGAATTGGGTGCTTGTCTTCTTGAGAAAACTGcattgaataatgatgatgaagagAGTG GCAGAGTTCTGCTAATGCTAGGAAAAATACAGTTTGAATTGCAGAAACTTGTTGATAGCTAT CGCTCTCATGTATTCCAGACAGTCACAATCCCATCAGAGTCTCTTCTTAATGAACTTCGAACGGTTGAG GAAATGAAGCGACAATGTGATGAGAAAAG AGATGTATATGATTATATGATGacaagacagagagagaaagggcGATCGAAAAGTGGAAAAGGAGAGAGTTTTTCTTTGCAGCAGTTACAAATGGCTCGTGATGAGTATGATGAAGAATCAACCTTGCTTGTTTTCCGGTTGAAATCTCTAAAGCAAGGACAGACTCGAAGTCTTCTTACACAGGCAGCTCGCCACCATGCGGCTCAg TTGTGCTTCTTCAAGAAGGCAGTTAAGTCTCTTGAGGCAGTAGAACCGCATGTGAAATTGGTAACTGAACAGCAACACATTGATTACCAGTTCAGTGGACTTGATGATGGGGAGGAgtatgatgaggatgatgacaACGacgatgatgaagaagaagatgaggatgatgatgacgatgaggATGATGAGGATTACGACGACAACGATGTGCGTGATAATGGGGAATTGAGTTTTGATTATCGACAAGATGATCAGGAGCCCGATGTTTCTACGACACAAAACCCAATGGAG GTGGACATTACATTTCCCCAGGTTGCGAATTTGGAAGCTGTGAAG GAAAATATGGGTAGGTTCCGTAGGAATTCTTTTTCCTATAGAGGTAGTAGGCCCAGCAGCCAATCAGCCCCACTTTTTGCCGAGTATAAATTTGATTCTACTGAAAAGGCAAGACAGATGCAGCCATCATCAACACGTAAGTTGCACACATACGTACTACCCACTCCAGTTGATACAAGGAGTTCAGTTTCTACAGGATCAGGTAATCCAGTGCTTCACAAAACACAGACTACTGTTACAGAGCGTACTCAGCAGTTGTGGCATTCCTCCCCACTGGAACCAAATAAGttggaaaaaattatagtaCATGAGAAAGTTTCTGGACCCACTGTCAGAAATGCTCAGTCTGTACTCAAAGAGAGCAACAACAATTCTGCATCTGCTCGGTTACCCCCTCCTTTGGCTGATGGGCTTTTATTTTCATGGCATGACACGCGTGCTGCTGCCGAaccaaaaaaactcaaaagatATGCCTTTTCTGGTCCATTGACAAGTAAGCCATGGCCTACAAAGCCTGTCTCAGCAGATCGTCGCCATTTGTATTCTGGACCTCTTCTGCAAAATCCAATGTCTCAACCTCCATCAACTTCACCAAGAGCTTCTCCTAGTACTTCTCCTACTTTTTTGTCCTCACCTAAAATAAGTGAGCTTCATGAACTTCCAAGGCCCCCTGCAAGTTCAACCCCCAAGTCTTCAAGACCTAAGGATTTTACTGGACATTCAGCCCCCTTGGGGTCAAGGGATCAAGTGCTTTCTACTACAAATAAATCAGTTGTATTAAATGCGGCATCTCCGCTTCCAACACCTCCTCAAACTGTAGCACGTAGTTTCTCCATTCCCTCAAGTAGTCCTGAGGCGATGAATTCAAATGCGTCCAAGCCCCTGGAAACTCCTCACAGCTCAGAGATGACTGAAGTCATTACTTCACCCCCTTTGACACCAATAACCCTTTCTAGCAACTAG
- the LOC115982106 gene encoding uncharacterized protein At2g33490 isoform X2 produces MLGKIQFELQKLVDSYRSHVFQTVTIPSESLLNELRTVEEMKRQCDEKRDVYDYMMTRQREKGRSKSGKGESFSLQQLQMARDEYDEESTLLVFRLKSLKQGQTRSLLTQAARHHAAQLCFFKKAVKSLEAVEPHVKLVTEQQHIDYQFSGLDDGEEYDEDDDNDDDEEEDEDDDDDEDDEDYDDNDVRDNGELSFDYRQDDQEPDVSTTQNPMEVDITFPQVANLEAVKENMGRFRRNSFSYRGSRPSSQSAPLFAEYKFDSTEKARQMQPSSTRKLHTYVLPTPVDTRSSVSTGSGNPVLHKTQTTVTERTQQLWHSSPLEPNKLEKIIVHEKVSGPTVRNAQSVLKESNNNSASARLPPPLADGLLFSWHDTRAAAEPKKLKRYAFSGPLTSKPWPTKPVSADRRHLYSGPLLQNPMSQPPSTSPRASPSTSPTFLSSPKISELHELPRPPASSTPKSSRPKDFTGHSAPLGSRDQVLSTTNKSVVLNAASPLPTPPQTVARSFSIPSSSPEAMNSNASKPLETPHSSEMTEVITSPPLTPITLSSN; encoded by the exons ATGCTAGGAAAAATACAGTTTGAATTGCAGAAACTTGTTGATAGCTAT CGCTCTCATGTATTCCAGACAGTCACAATCCCATCAGAGTCTCTTCTTAATGAACTTCGAACGGTTGAG GAAATGAAGCGACAATGTGATGAGAAAAG AGATGTATATGATTATATGATGacaagacagagagagaaagggcGATCGAAAAGTGGAAAAGGAGAGAGTTTTTCTTTGCAGCAGTTACAAATGGCTCGTGATGAGTATGATGAAGAATCAACCTTGCTTGTTTTCCGGTTGAAATCTCTAAAGCAAGGACAGACTCGAAGTCTTCTTACACAGGCAGCTCGCCACCATGCGGCTCAg TTGTGCTTCTTCAAGAAGGCAGTTAAGTCTCTTGAGGCAGTAGAACCGCATGTGAAATTGGTAACTGAACAGCAACACATTGATTACCAGTTCAGTGGACTTGATGATGGGGAGGAgtatgatgaggatgatgacaACGacgatgatgaagaagaagatgaggatgatgatgacgatgaggATGATGAGGATTACGACGACAACGATGTGCGTGATAATGGGGAATTGAGTTTTGATTATCGACAAGATGATCAGGAGCCCGATGTTTCTACGACACAAAACCCAATGGAG GTGGACATTACATTTCCCCAGGTTGCGAATTTGGAAGCTGTGAAG GAAAATATGGGTAGGTTCCGTAGGAATTCTTTTTCCTATAGAGGTAGTAGGCCCAGCAGCCAATCAGCCCCACTTTTTGCCGAGTATAAATTTGATTCTACTGAAAAGGCAAGACAGATGCAGCCATCATCAACACGTAAGTTGCACACATACGTACTACCCACTCCAGTTGATACAAGGAGTTCAGTTTCTACAGGATCAGGTAATCCAGTGCTTCACAAAACACAGACTACTGTTACAGAGCGTACTCAGCAGTTGTGGCATTCCTCCCCACTGGAACCAAATAAGttggaaaaaattatagtaCATGAGAAAGTTTCTGGACCCACTGTCAGAAATGCTCAGTCTGTACTCAAAGAGAGCAACAACAATTCTGCATCTGCTCGGTTACCCCCTCCTTTGGCTGATGGGCTTTTATTTTCATGGCATGACACGCGTGCTGCTGCCGAaccaaaaaaactcaaaagatATGCCTTTTCTGGTCCATTGACAAGTAAGCCATGGCCTACAAAGCCTGTCTCAGCAGATCGTCGCCATTTGTATTCTGGACCTCTTCTGCAAAATCCAATGTCTCAACCTCCATCAACTTCACCAAGAGCTTCTCCTAGTACTTCTCCTACTTTTTTGTCCTCACCTAAAATAAGTGAGCTTCATGAACTTCCAAGGCCCCCTGCAAGTTCAACCCCCAAGTCTTCAAGACCTAAGGATTTTACTGGACATTCAGCCCCCTTGGGGTCAAGGGATCAAGTGCTTTCTACTACAAATAAATCAGTTGTATTAAATGCGGCATCTCCGCTTCCAACACCTCCTCAAACTGTAGCACGTAGTTTCTCCATTCCCTCAAGTAGTCCTGAGGCGATGAATTCAAATGCGTCCAAGCCCCTGGAAACTCCTCACAGCTCAGAGATGACTGAAGTCATTACTTCACCCCCTTTGACACCAATAACCCTTTCTAGCAACTAG